The Xanthobacter flavus genome includes a window with the following:
- a CDS encoding dienelactone hydrolase family protein, whose product MVEVTASNVKFSAYRADPEGAPKGAVVVLQDVYGVNSDIRQIADGFAAAGYVAIAPSLFDKVKSDIELDAAATDEGKALTEEVGTDWSLEAIQATVDAVKDAGKVALVGYAWGGFLAYTAANKVKGLACAIGYHAQEDILDAMSEKRRIPTLIHFAEADPAIPEADMVQFRARRPDVSAFSYPGANRGFTFKANPAYDAAAADQAMERTLFWISQYVVGQGPVQLKNAGAYALAKTDKKGKKKSGDDDMGPPLD is encoded by the coding sequence ATGGTCGAAGTCACAGCAAGCAACGTGAAATTCTCCGCCTATCGTGCGGATCCCGAGGGCGCGCCGAAGGGCGCGGTGGTGGTTCTGCAGGACGTCTACGGCGTCAATTCGGACATCCGCCAGATCGCAGACGGTTTCGCCGCCGCCGGCTATGTCGCCATTGCGCCGTCGCTGTTCGACAAGGTGAAGTCCGACATCGAACTTGACGCCGCCGCGACCGACGAGGGCAAGGCCCTCACCGAAGAGGTCGGCACCGACTGGTCGCTGGAGGCCATCCAGGCCACCGTGGATGCGGTGAAGGACGCCGGCAAGGTGGCCCTCGTCGGCTATGCCTGGGGCGGCTTTCTCGCCTACACGGCCGCCAACAAGGTGAAGGGCCTCGCCTGCGCCATCGGCTATCACGCGCAGGAGGACATCCTCGACGCAATGTCGGAGAAGCGCCGCATCCCCACGCTGATTCATTTCGCGGAAGCCGATCCGGCCATCCCGGAAGCCGACATGGTCCAGTTCCGCGCCCGCCGGCCCGACGTGTCGGCCTTCTCCTATCCCGGCGCCAATCGCGGCTTCACCTTCAAGGCGAACCCCGCCTACGACGCCGCTGCAGCCGACCAGGCCATGGAGCGCACGCTGTTCTGGATTTCCCAGTACGTGGTCGGCCAGGGCCCGGTACAGCTGAAGAATGCCGGCGCCTATGCCCTCGCGAAGACCGACAAGAAGGGCAAGAAGAAGTCCGGCGACGACGACATGGGCCCACCGCTCGATTGA